One region of Termitidicoccus mucosus genomic DNA includes:
- a CDS encoding autotransporter-associated beta strand repeat-containing protein, translating to MTKLAQLLCGLTLAVLWLPAGRAEDVDSGDIAIKFGANGSTDSVDLNITGTDVTWGSLFYPGNGKSINITGNGYAINATADGAFIYEDAESYTFAASDLIFNNTTSTRRTYSLLHLTGVNASATLNFDEVTFQNFHNTDGEGSGAVINIHGGANATVNVGPGGLVFLNNDGTLSSGGAVGLLSNNSTLTFNGPGLVSFLDNSTDYYGGAISQSYNSSLTFASDVLFEGNHAQSFGGAIDIWGYSGTTLFSGSSVFRNNYVYTSASGNGVPGFALRGGAINIGYIDGGKVVRFAGPVSFIGNRVISLATAGNQQNAVGGAISTAMDGTGDIFSYQFDQGAVFDGNFVYSANGNGYGGAAFFEDYGSRTFGPGSQFTNNYASTLGGAIYYTRQSVTLNASDAGDILFQGNRQAASFTGSGTDITPVAGSGSANAIYMTGGTLALNATGTGRILFYDPIASATTAAIVITKTGAGDAVFYQYASAVTATTTVGGGRFIVRDGAVFGGTLGRFAVGGSGTLVLSDSAALRTGTLALDGALNLDLDGPLGSRDAFITSGTATLGGTLTVNTSAVISGTRASELAIGAQLLITTTAANGLGGDFVEKNLAGSGTSRDFIVLDAYKDPASGNKNYVLGGGLAWFSATTFSHGNFTLGAGEVFDVDVNLSATTAHDANGGAPAWDGATLTLTASNSGTLALSATNHLAGLNVLGGWLVNRGWTSGELLVDGGATFLNTGGTAYLTATNAVIGGTGAGWLVVESGTVNVENTLTLGRDAGAFGSGTVLGGGVLAVGGDMVVGADGNGALTVAPGGAVAVGGNSYIGRDAIGTGTAAVSGNGLWTTGSILYVGHGGAGSLIVSGGTVGAEDQIDVGFNSGANGLLAVSGSGAVETTRLLVGHGYPGGSGTLTLDGGVVSVTLGQYAVTNPAYHVFIVGGNSGTGALLMNGGTVTAPFAIIGLRDPSLAGGIGTGSMGAGAFLGSDQLLAVGLGEGATGSLDIGAMATGSGGLVGIGVGVATGTVSVGGLFQSGGDLWVGGSAPMGGADYAGTGTGWLFVAGSGTVTAGGAYAQDAASTLTLDLAGLSGTRGAFITAQSATLSGTLVVANYTGTASGTKASTLAQNAQVLIRTQDGFGGTEYAADNKIVPGGTSTHDFLVLGAFIVGGTDYVLGSQLAWYSGTQISHGNFTLGAAETFNVDVTLSDTNPGLGAGGWDGRSLTKQGEGTLILSASNNYSGTTLVNGGTLQITGWTGGNAAGYIGGAGASGWVVVSGTGHWGMAGDLHVGAGSEGVLTGADTAQITTGGAAYIDDGSGTVAISGSAWWDVAGDLYVGTDGTGNLLITDSGSVTVGGTSFIGYSAGATGAANVAGLWSSNGAFIVGASGTGLLTVAQGGTLSTTGTVSLGDAASSSGSAGISGYWTTNNNGLTVGNFGAGWLDIAQGGTLANAAANLGRATGVTGSVNVAGLWINNGLVTIGAAGNGVVTVAQTGTVLSTGGVSFATGGGTGSLTIAGLWSNTGNFFNGAANRYAVTLAQTGSLVTTGSYTNTAFELLTVNLGMARDTAYITATAGAVLSGSLTVNNFTGADPSAATKASDVITDTKLVLRAVSGTITVNSSFSGTVTGLAGASRDYLHGGVFLANGGHDLVAGYGLRWYAADNNASGNFTLGAGETFEIDALPALSGSTGYGLVNTNRVGTLTLTSSNSGTLLLSATNVFSSIDAAAGALAISGFTGNNSVSIGSVGGSAFEHYIWDNSAWTLDDSGSTAALAAALAVSGTLEAGYLYVGNSGSGTLDITGQVVSGHTAIGSAQANDYTEEYAGSDKYTGAFGAGSGSASVSGWWSASNLYVGYGGTGALTIAGSGSVTAAGVSIGDAGASVYQSSDGSGYSYTETYASSYGRVEITGGGLLAVTGTLTAGNAGVGVLAVSGGTVSAGGVVIGAAGATGDGDDSDPSSVWSQTYAAGSGTATISGSGVLATTGNLIVGDSGSGALTVTDSGTVGSGAVYIGSGTTGVGTATVSGAAVWSAGDTAIIGNSGTGYLTVSGGTFVTQGAGASIVLGQMDDSYGRVAVSGGLFQTGDHLTVGNGGTGVLAVSGGTAQAGNIEMAMLYDFSATVSISGGGLLHSLGYITNGDGAAANLAVAGSGSVRADGSYSQNAGSTLDLTLSGSLGSRGAFVTAGTAYLSGTLTASATSGTAVFVNGGSASALANNTQVLIHTSTINGDFTTKAVSGGTSTHDFLTLGAFIVGGTDYVLGSQLTWFSGTQTAHGNFTLNSGETFTVDVNLHQVATPNVSDWDGGTLTLTASNSGTLILSGSNTLAGLDILGGWLVNKGWTSDDLYINGGSAENIAGAYLTATNAIVGDDSAGFLLVGGGTVNVENHLTIGAQTGGSGTVSVADGARVLAGNSIVVGLEGTGVLAIAGGTVTAAQSITFGASHGGFGSGTVTAGLLRAGGELLVGYVGGTGALTITGGTVAAVNYGIQFGDDDGAVGTGTVSGGLLDSGAWIILGNQDNGGGTGRLTVTGSGLVRSAGDFMNGQDTGGTGPASGFLAIAGSGSVHAGSTYAQNAQSHLAIDITDPARTSAYLTAQSATLSGSLTVAGASLGAVSGSASGLADGSTLLIRTTGSLFGDFDAKDAGGISTGRNYLIADTYKANGDLDYVVGYQLAWFGGTTIGSGSFHLDDHAFLVDVSLANQTGSFATGWDGRSLTKTGTGALILSASNTYTGTTTVSGGVLAITGWTGSNAAGWVNGGVVNVSGGGLWRMANRLDVSGGTLAIIDTGSVGAEVVSLSDTGAVAVGGTGVLVADDSLVLESYGSVSLAVRESGTVRSLGNATLYADPGGFVALTVSDSAAVSVAGGLQIYGEAGGTATVTVTNSGSLAVGGTLTAAAYDGAGAIDLGVSGTGLLAVGGDILLDAAAVADTARLAVSDHGLVGVSGNFIFGAGGVNTLAVSDSGSVWIGGTYAQNAGGLLDLTLTGTLNSRGAYVTAASGTLSGTLTVNAGGTAAFVNGGSASALANNSQVLIRTGTISGGFDTVTVTGGTSTHDFLTLGAFIVGGTDYVLGSQLTWYSGTATAHGNFTLGAGETFTVDVPLNNTATPNTSGWDGASLTVTASNSGTLILSASNIIPARPPSTAACLK from the coding sequence ATGACCAAGCTGGCACAATTATTATGCGGACTGACGCTGGCGGTTTTATGGCTACCGGCGGGGCGCGCCGAGGATGTCGACTCGGGCGACATCGCCATCAAATTCGGTGCCAACGGCTCCACCGACTCCGTTGACCTCAACATCACCGGCACCGACGTGACGTGGGGATCGCTTTTTTATCCCGGCAACGGAAAGAGCATCAATATCACCGGCAATGGTTATGCGATCAATGCCACTGCCGACGGTGCCTTCATCTATGAGGATGCCGAGTCATACACCTTCGCCGCGTCAGACCTCATTTTCAACAACACGACCTCCACGCGCCGCACCTACAGCCTGCTTCACTTAACCGGCGTCAACGCCAGTGCGACGCTGAATTTCGACGAGGTGACTTTCCAGAATTTCCACAACACTGACGGCGAAGGCTCCGGCGCTGTGATTAATATCCATGGCGGCGCAAATGCCACCGTAAACGTCGGCCCCGGCGGCCTCGTGTTCCTCAACAATGACGGCACGCTGAGCAGCGGCGGCGCGGTGGGGCTCTTGAGCAACAACAGCACCCTCACCTTCAACGGCCCCGGCTTGGTGAGCTTCCTCGACAACAGCACGGACTATTACGGCGGCGCGATCTCCCAAAGCTACAACAGCTCGCTCACGTTTGCCTCCGACGTGCTGTTCGAGGGCAACCATGCCCAGAGTTTCGGTGGCGCCATCGACATTTGGGGCTATAGCGGCACGACGCTGTTCAGCGGCTCCTCCGTGTTCAGAAACAATTACGTTTATACCTCTGCGAGCGGGAACGGTGTGCCGGGCTTTGCCCTGCGCGGCGGCGCCATTAACATCGGCTATATCGACGGCGGCAAGGTAGTCAGATTCGCCGGCCCTGTTTCATTCATTGGCAACCGTGTCATCAGCCTGGCCACCGCCGGCAACCAGCAGAATGCGGTCGGCGGGGCGATCAGCACGGCCATGGACGGCACGGGGGATATCTTTTCTTACCAGTTTGACCAGGGAGCGGTATTTGACGGCAATTTCGTTTACTCCGCCAACGGCAACGGCTATGGCGGGGCGGCCTTTTTTGAGGACTACGGCAGCAGGACCTTCGGCCCCGGCTCGCAGTTCACCAATAATTACGCCAGCACTCTCGGCGGGGCCATTTATTATACCCGCCAGTCGGTCACCCTTAACGCCTCCGACGCCGGCGACATCCTTTTCCAAGGCAACCGCCAGGCCGCTTCGTTCACCGGCAGCGGCACTGACATCACGCCAGTTGCCGGCTCCGGCAGCGCCAACGCCATTTACATGACAGGCGGCACCCTCGCGCTCAACGCCACCGGCACGGGCCGCATCCTCTTTTACGACCCCATCGCCTCCGCGACGACCGCCGCCATTGTAATCACCAAAACCGGCGCGGGCGACGCGGTCTTCTACCAATACGCCAGCGCCGTCACCGCCACCACCACCGTCGGCGGCGGGCGCTTCATCGTGCGCGACGGCGCGGTCTTCGGCGGCACCCTCGGGCGCTTCGCCGTCGGCGGCTCCGGCACCCTCGTCCTCAGCGACAGCGCCGCCTTGCGCACCGGCACGCTTGCCCTCGACGGCGCGTTGAATCTCGACCTCGACGGTCCCCTGGGCTCGCGCGACGCATTCATCACCTCCGGCACCGCGACCCTCGGCGGCACGCTCACCGTCAACACTTCCGCCGTCATCAGCGGCACTCGCGCCAGCGAACTGGCCATTGGCGCGCAACTCCTCATCACCACGACCGCCGCCAACGGGCTCGGCGGCGACTTTGTGGAGAAAAACCTCGCGGGCAGCGGCACCTCCCGCGATTTCATCGTCCTCGACGCCTACAAAGATCCTGCCTCTGGCAACAAAAACTATGTCCTCGGCGGCGGCTTGGCGTGGTTCAGCGCCACCACGTTTTCCCACGGCAATTTCACCCTCGGCGCCGGCGAAGTCTTCGACGTCGACGTGAACCTCTCCGCCACCACCGCCCACGACGCCAACGGCGGCGCGCCCGCGTGGGACGGCGCGACGCTCACCCTCACCGCGTCCAACAGCGGCACCCTCGCCCTCTCCGCCACCAACCACCTCGCCGGCCTGAACGTCCTGGGCGGCTGGCTCGTCAATCGCGGCTGGACTTCCGGCGAGTTGCTCGTGGACGGCGGCGCGACCTTCCTCAACACCGGCGGCACCGCCTACCTCACCGCCACCAACGCCGTCATCGGCGGCACCGGCGCGGGCTGGCTGGTGGTCGAGAGCGGCACCGTCAACGTGGAAAACACGCTCACTTTGGGCCGCGACGCCGGCGCGTTCGGCAGCGGCACGGTCCTCGGCGGCGGCGTCCTCGCCGTGGGAGGCGACATGGTGGTCGGCGCCGACGGCAACGGCGCGCTGACGGTGGCGCCGGGCGGCGCCGTCGCCGTCGGCGGCAACAGCTACATCGGCCGCGACGCCATCGGGACCGGCACGGCCGCCGTCAGCGGCAACGGCCTCTGGACGACCGGCAGCATCCTCTACGTCGGCCACGGCGGCGCCGGCAGCCTCATCGTCAGCGGCGGCACGGTCGGCGCGGAGGACCAGATTGACGTCGGCTTCAACTCCGGCGCGAACGGCCTGCTCGCCGTCAGCGGCAGCGGCGCGGTGGAGACCACGCGGCTGCTGGTCGGCCACGGCTATCCCGGCGGTTCCGGCACGCTCACGCTGGACGGCGGCGTGGTCAGCGTCACCCTCGGCCAGTATGCCGTCACCAACCCCGCGTATCACGTTTTCATCGTCGGCGGCAACAGCGGCACGGGCGCGCTGCTGATGAACGGCGGCACCGTCACCGCGCCGTTCGCCATCATCGGCCTCCGCGACCCCTCCCTGGCCGGCGGCATCGGCACCGGCAGCATGGGTGCGGGCGCGTTCCTTGGCAGCGACCAGCTGCTGGCCGTCGGTCTCGGCGAAGGCGCGACCGGCTCGCTCGACATCGGCGCAATGGCCACCGGCAGCGGCGGGCTGGTCGGCATCGGCGTCGGCGTCGCGACCGGCACGGTCAGCGTCGGCGGCCTCTTCCAGTCGGGCGGCGACCTCTGGGTCGGCGGCAGCGCGCCGATGGGTGGCGCCGACTACGCGGGCACCGGCACCGGCTGGCTCTTCGTCGCCGGCAGCGGCACCGTGACGGCGGGCGGCGCGTATGCGCAGGACGCCGCGTCCACCCTCACTCTCGACCTCGCGGGACTGAGCGGCACGCGCGGCGCGTTCATCACCGCGCAAAGTGCCACCCTCTCCGGCACGCTCGTCGTCGCCAACTACACCGGCACCGCGAGCGGCACCAAGGCCAGCACGCTCGCGCAAAACGCGCAGGTGCTCATCCGCACCCAGGACGGCTTCGGCGGCACCGAGTATGCCGCGGACAACAAGATCGTCCCCGGCGGCACGAGCACGCACGACTTCCTTGTCCTCGGCGCGTTCATTGTCGGAGGGACGGATTACGTGCTCGGCTCGCAGCTCGCATGGTATTCCGGCACGCAGATTTCACACGGCAACTTCACCCTCGGCGCGGCCGAGACGTTCAACGTGGATGTCACGCTCAGCGACACCAACCCCGGCCTCGGCGCAGGCGGTTGGGACGGTCGGTCACTGACCAAGCAGGGCGAGGGCACGCTCATCCTCAGCGCGTCGAACAACTACAGCGGCACGACGCTGGTCAACGGCGGCACCCTGCAAATCACCGGCTGGACGGGCGGCAACGCGGCGGGTTACATCGGCGGCGCTGGCGCCAGCGGCTGGGTCGTCGTCAGCGGCACGGGTCACTGGGGCATGGCCGGCGACCTGCACGTCGGCGCGGGCAGCGAGGGCGTGCTCACGGGCGCCGACACGGCGCAAATCACCACCGGCGGCGCGGCATACATCGACGACGGCTCCGGCACCGTCGCCATCAGCGGCAGCGCGTGGTGGGACGTGGCGGGCGATTTGTATGTCGGCACCGACGGCACCGGCAACTTGCTTATCACTGACAGCGGCAGCGTGACGGTCGGCGGCACGTCGTTCATCGGTTATTCGGCTGGCGCGACGGGCGCCGCGAACGTCGCCGGCCTGTGGAGCAGCAACGGTGCTTTTATCGTCGGCGCTTCCGGCACGGGCCTGCTCACCGTCGCCCAAGGCGGCACCCTCAGCACCACCGGCACCGTCAGCCTCGGCGACGCCGCCAGCTCCAGCGGCAGCGCCGGCATCAGCGGCTACTGGACGACGAACAACAACGGCCTCACCGTCGGCAACTTCGGCGCGGGCTGGCTGGACATCGCGCAGGGCGGCACCCTCGCCAACGCCGCCGCCAACCTCGGGCGCGCCACCGGCGTCACCGGCAGTGTCAACGTCGCCGGCCTGTGGATTAACAATGGCTTGGTCACCATCGGCGCCGCCGGCAACGGCGTGGTGACGGTGGCGCAGACCGGCACGGTGCTCAGCACCGGCGGCGTCTCCTTCGCCACCGGCGGCGGCACCGGCTCACTCACCATCGCCGGCTTGTGGAGCAACACCGGCAACTTCTTCAACGGCGCCGCCAACCGCTACGCGGTGACCCTTGCCCAGACCGGCTCGCTCGTCACCACCGGCAGCTACACCAACACCGCCTTCGAACTGCTGACGGTGAACCTCGGCATGGCGCGCGACACCGCCTACATCACCGCCACCGCCGGCGCGGTGCTCTCCGGCTCGCTGACGGTGAACAATTTCACCGGCGCCGACCCGTCCGCCGCGACCAAGGCCAGCGACGTCATCACCGACACCAAGCTTGTTCTCCGCGCCGTCAGCGGCACCATCACCGTCAACAGCTCGTTCAGCGGCACCGTCACCGGGCTGGCCGGCGCCAGCCGCGATTACCTCCACGGCGGCGTGTTCCTCGCCAACGGCGGGCACGACCTCGTCGCCGGCTACGGCCTGCGCTGGTATGCCGCCGACAACAACGCCAGCGGCAACTTCACGCTCGGCGCGGGCGAGACGTTTGAAATTGACGCCCTGCCCGCCCTCAGCGGCAGCACCGGCTACGGCTTGGTCAACACCAACCGGGTCGGCACGCTGACGCTGACCTCCTCCAACTCCGGCACGCTCCTCCTCAGCGCCACCAACGTTTTCAGCAGCATCGATGCCGCGGCCGGCGCGCTCGCCATCAGCGGTTTCACCGGCAACAACTCCGTCTCCATCGGCAGCGTCGGCGGCAGCGCTTTCGAACATTACATCTGGGACAATTCCGCGTGGACGCTGGATGACAGCGGCAGCACCGCCGCCCTCGCCGCCGCCCTCGCCGTCAGCGGCACGCTGGAGGCCGGTTACCTCTACGTCGGCAACAGCGGCTCCGGCACGCTGGACATCACCGGCCAGGTCGTCAGCGGCCACACCGCCATCGGCTCCGCCCAAGCCAACGATTACACCGAGGAATACGCGGGCAGCGACAAATACACGGGCGCCTTCGGAGCCGGCAGCGGCAGCGCCAGTGTCAGCGGCTGGTGGAGCGCCAGCAACCTCTACGTCGGCTACGGCGGCACCGGCGCGCTCACCATCGCCGGCAGCGGCAGCGTCACCGCCGCCGGCGTCAGCATCGGCGATGCCGGCGCCAGTGTTTATCAAAGCAGCGACGGCTCCGGTTATTCCTACACGGAAACCTATGCCTCCTCTTATGGCCGGGTGGAAATCACCGGCGGCGGCCTGCTCGCCGTCACCGGCACGCTGACCGCGGGCAACGCCGGCGTCGGCGTCCTCGCCGTCAGCGGCGGCACCGTCAGCGCCGGCGGCGTGGTCATCGGCGCGGCGGGCGCCACCGGCGACGGCGACGACAGCGACCCGTCCAGCGTCTGGTCGCAAACCTACGCCGCCGGCAGCGGCACCGCAACCATCAGCGGCAGCGGCGTGCTCGCCACCACGGGCAATCTCATCGTCGGCGATTCCGGCAGCGGCGCGCTGACCGTGACCGACAGCGGCACCGTCGGCAGCGGCGCGGTTTATATTGGCAGCGGCACGACCGGCGTTGGCACCGCCACCGTCAGCGGCGCGGCGGTTTGGAGCGCGGGGGACACGGCCATCATCGGCAACAGCGGCACGGGCTACCTCACCGTCAGCGGCGGCACCTTCGTCACGCAAGGCGCGGGCGCGAGCATCGTGCTGGGGCAGATGGATGATTCGTATGGCCGCGTCGCCGTCAGCGGCGGGCTGTTCCAGACCGGCGACCACCTGACGGTCGGCAACGGCGGCACCGGCGTCCTCGCCGTCAGCGGCGGCACCGCGCAGGCCGGGAACATCGAGATGGCGATGCTTTACGACTTCAGCGCCACCGTCAGCATCAGCGGCGGCGGCCTGCTCCACTCGCTTGGTTACATCACCAATGGAGACGGCGCCGCGGCCAACCTCGCCGTCGCCGGCAGCGGCAGCGTCCGCGCCGACGGCAGCTATTCGCAAAACGCCGGTTCCACGCTCGACCTCACGCTCAGCGGCAGCCTCGGCTCGCGCGGCGCGTTTGTCACCGCCGGCACCGCCTATCTCTCCGGCACGCTGACGGCGAGCGCCACCAGCGGCACGGCGGTGTTCGTCAACGGCGGCAGCGCCAGCGCGCTCGCCAACAACACGCAAGTGCTCATCCACACCAGCACCATCAACGGCGATTTCACGACGAAGGCCGTCAGCGGCGGCACCAGCACGCATGATTTTCTCACGTTGGGTGCGTTCATCGTCGGCGGCACCGATTATGTGCTCGGCTCGCAGCTCACGTGGTTCAGCGGTACGCAAACCGCGCACGGCAATTTCACGCTTAACAGCGGCGAGACGTTCACTGTGGACGTGAACCTCCACCAAGTCGCCACGCCGAACGTCAGCGACTGGGACGGCGGCACGCTGACGCTGACTGCCAGCAACAGCGGCACGCTCATCCTCAGCGGCAGCAACACGCTCGCCGGCCTCGACATCCTCGGCGGCTGGCTCGTGAACAAGGGCTGGACGAGCGACGACCTCTACATCAACGGCGGCAGCGCCGAGAACATCGCCGGCGCGTATTTGACCGCCACCAACGCCATTGTCGGCGACGACTCGGCCGGCTTTCTCCTCGTCGGCGGCGGCACCGTCAACGTGGAGAACCACCTCACCATCGGCGCGCAAACCGGCGGCAGCGGCACCGTCAGCGTCGCCGACGGCGCCCGCGTCCTCGCCGGCAACTCCATCGTTGTCGGACTCGAGGGGACCGGTGTGCTGGCCATCGCCGGCGGCACCGTCACCGCGGCGCAGAGCATTACTTTTGGTGCCTCCCACGGCGGGTTTGGCAGCGGCACCGTCACCGCCGGCCTGCTCCGCGCGGGCGGGGAGCTGCTCGTCGGCTACGTCGGCGGCACGGGCGCGCTGACCATCACCGGCGGCACTGTCGCCGCCGTGAATTACGGCATCCAGTTTGGCGACGACGACGGCGCGGTCGGCACCGGCACCGTCAGCGGCGGCCTGCTCGATTCCGGCGCCTGGATCATCCTCGGCAATCAGGACAATGGCGGCGGCACCGGCCGCCTCACTGTCACCGGCAGCGGCCTCGTCCGCTCCGCCGGCGACTTCATGAACGGCCAGGACACCGGCGGCACCGGCCCCGCCAGCGGCTTCCTCGCCATCGCCGGCAGCGGCAGCGTCCACGCCGGCAGCACGTATGCGCAGAACGCCCAATCCCACCTCGCCATCGACATCACCGACCCCGCGCGCACGTCCGCCTACCTCACCGCGCAGAGCGCCACGCTCTCCGGCTCGCTCACCGTCGCAGGCGCGAGCCTCGGTGCCGTCAGCGGCAGCGCCTCCGGCCTTGCCGACGGCAGCACGCTGCTCATCCGCACCACCGGGAGCCTCTTCGGCGACTTCGACGCCAAGGATGCCGGCGGCATCTCCACCGGACGCAACTACCTCATCGCCGACACCTACAAGGCCAACGGCGACCTCGACTACGTCGTTGGCTACCAGCTCGCGTGGTTCGGCGGCACGACGATCGGCAGCGGCAGCTTCCACCTCGATGACCACGCCTTCCTCGTGGACGTTTCGCTCGCCAACCAGACCGGCTCCTTCGCCACCGGCTGGGACGGACGCTCGCTCACCAAGACCGGCACCGGCGCGCTGATCCTCAGCGCGAGCAACACCTACACGGGCACGACCACCGTCAGCGGCGGCGTGCTGGCCATCACCGGCTGGACCGGCTCCAACGCGGCGGGTTGGGTGAACGGGGGCGTTGTCAACGTCAGCGGCGGCGGCCTGTGGCGCATGGCCAACCGCCTTGATGTCAGCGGCGGCACGCTGGCCATCATCGACACCGGCAGCGTCGGTGCGGAGGTGGTCAGCCTCAGCGACACCGGCGCGGTTGCCGTCGGCGGGACGGGCGTGCTGGTCGCGGACGATTCCCTGGTGCTGGAATCCTATGGCTCGGTGTCGCTGGCCGTCCGCGAAAGCGGCACGGTGCGCTCGCTGGGCAACGCCACGCTGTATGCCGACCCGGGCGGCTTCGTGGCGCTGACGGTAAGCGACAGCGCCGCCGTGTCCGTCGCCGGCGGTTTGCAAATCTACGGCGAGGCCGGCGGGACGGCCACGGTCACCGTCACCAACAGCGGCAGTCTCGCCGTCGGCGGCACGCTGACGGCGGCCGCCTACGACGGCGCGGGCGCGATTGACCTCGGCGTCAGCGGCACCGGTTTGCTCGCGGTCGGCGGCGACATTTTGCTCGACGCTGCCGCTGTCGCTGACACCGCGCGGCTGGCTGTTAGCGACCACGGTTTGGTGGGCGTCAGCGGCAATTTCATCTTTGGCGCCGGCGGCGTCAACACGCTGGCCGTCAGCGACAGCGGCAGCGTGTGGATTGGCGGCACGTATGCGCAAAACGCCGGCGGCTTGCTCGACCTCACGCTGACGGGCACCCTCAATTCGCGTGGCGCGTATGTCACCGCGGCCAGCGGCACGCTCAGCGGCACGCTGACCGTCAACGCCGGCGGCACCGCCGCGTTTGTCAACGGCGGCAGCGCGTCGGCCTTGGCGAATAACTCGCAAGTGCTCATCCGCACCGGCACCATCAGCGGCGGCTTCGACACCGTGACCGTCACCGGCGGCACCAGCACGCACGACTTCCTGACCCTCGGCGCGTTCATCGTCGGAGGGACCGACTACGTGCTCGGCTCGCAACTCACGTGGTATTCCGGCACCGCGACGGCGCACGGCAACTTCACGCTCGGCGCGGGCGAGACCTTCACGGTTGACGTGCCGCTGAACAACACCGCCACGCCGAACACCAGCGGCTGGGACGGCGCGTCGCTGACCGTGACCGCGAGCAACAGCGGCACGCTCATCCTCAGCGCCTCGAACATTATTCCGGCACGACCACCGTCAACGGCGGCGTGCTTGAAGTGA
- a CDS encoding iron-sulfur cluster assembly protein, with protein sequence MSKDRNLTRDITATQIPSGDKQLLTAGTRIYLHQTLGGSYTVQTDFGLYRIDARDGDALGETVRDDTVHTATLEDGAPNPEAIWDQLKKVYDPEIPVNIVDLGLVYTMDVDKLPPAPGSAPDAAPAYKVDVTITLTAPGCGMGPAIAEDAKNKILLVPGVSDADVKITWEPPWNQSMISEEGKMKLGLI encoded by the coding sequence ATGTCCAAAGACCGCAACCTCACCCGTGACATCACCGCCACGCAAATTCCCAGCGGGGACAAACAGCTTTTGACCGCCGGCACGCGCATCTATCTGCACCAGACGCTCGGCGGCAGCTACACCGTGCAGACCGACTTCGGCCTCTATCGCATCGACGCCAGGGACGGCGACGCCCTCGGCGAAACCGTGCGCGACGACACCGTCCACACCGCCACGCTCGAGGACGGCGCGCCCAACCCCGAGGCAATCTGGGATCAGCTCAAAAAAGTCTATGATCCCGAAATCCCGGTAAACATCGTGGACCTCGGCCTCGTCTATACCATGGACGTGGATAAACTCCCGCCCGCCCCCGGCTCGGCCCCGGACGCCGCTCCCGCCTACAAAGTCGATGTCACCATCACGCTGACCGCCCCCGGCTGCGGCATGGGCCCGGCGATTGCCGAGGACGCCAAAAACAAAATCCTTCTCGTTCCCGGCGTCAGCGACGCCGACGTGAAAATCACCTGGGAGCCGCCGTGGAACCAGTCGATGATCAGCGAGGAAGGCAAAATGAAGCTCGGCCTGATCTGA